A portion of the bacterium Unc6 genome contains these proteins:
- a CDS encoding lysine--tRNA ligase: MQALKARYTCRNSGEEIVENILFEKRLKKTEALRQKGISPYSGGFKKSLSCCEAEQKFTEELQVSLAGRLMSVRAHGKSVFADIKDLTGRIQVYAKIDILGENEFETFKGLDIGDIIGVEGKLFKTRTGQVTVVIERFKILSKSLKVLPEKWHGLKDTEIRYRQRFLDIIMNNEVRCIFEKRSKIVSSIRQYLEKQGFIEVETPVLQSIPGGAIAKPFITHHNALGTDLYLRIAPELYLKRLLIAGFEKVFEIGKNFRNEGISTKHNPEFTMLEAYQAYSDYGDMMSLCEGIIKFASKNVLGAEEIEYEGKKIILSGQWKRLDFFDTLNCVAGEDLSKKKEQELREVAKKIRVDVSHTLTRAKILDELLKKCVGPTLIQPTFFVDYPVELSPFAKRKQDNPVLVERFQLFIGGLEVANAFSELNDPVDQKKRFEEQIQAKEKGDADAHFMDEDFINALEYGMPPAGGLGIGIDRLIMLLCGKDSIREVILFPQLKKQEI, from the coding sequence ATGCAAGCCTTGAAGGCGCGCTACACCTGCCGTAACAGTGGTGAAGAGATTGTGGAAAATATTTTATTTGAAAAGAGGCTAAAAAAGACAGAAGCATTAAGACAAAAAGGTATCTCACCTTATTCAGGGGGGTTTAAGAAAAGTCTATCCTGTTGTGAAGCAGAGCAAAAATTTACTGAAGAATTACAGGTAAGCCTTGCAGGAAGACTTATGTCAGTAAGAGCCCATGGGAAAAGCGTATTTGCAGATATCAAGGATTTAACGGGCAGGATTCAGGTCTATGCAAAGATAGATATATTGGGCGAAAATGAATTTGAAACTTTTAAAGGTTTAGATATCGGAGATATTATAGGTGTAGAAGGAAAACTTTTTAAGACAAGAACAGGACAGGTTACGGTTGTTATAGAAAGGTTTAAGATTCTTTCAAAATCATTGAAGGTATTGCCTGAAAAGTGGCATGGATTAAAAGATACTGAAATAAGATACAGACAGAGATTTCTTGATATTATAATGAATAATGAGGTTCGTTGCATATTTGAAAAAAGGTCAAAAATAGTATCATCCATCAGGCAGTACTTGGAGAAACAAGGTTTTATTGAGGTTGAAACTCCTGTATTACAGAGCATACCCGGTGGTGCCATTGCAAAGCCGTTTATTACGCATCATAATGCACTCGGGACGGATCTATACCTAAGAATTGCACCCGAGCTATACTTAAAAAGACTTCTTATTGCAGGGTTTGAAAAAGTTTTTGAGATAGGTAAAAATTTCAGGAATGAAGGTATATCCACAAAGCATAATCCTGAGTTCACAATGCTTGAAGCGTATCAGGCATACTCTGATTATGGCGATATGATGAGTCTTTGTGAAGGTATTATAAAATTTGCTTCAAAAAATGTACTGGGGGCAGAAGAGATTGAATATGAAGGTAAAAAAATCATTTTATCAGGGCAATGGAAAAGATTAGATTTTTTTGATACATTAAACTGTGTTGCAGGAGAAGATTTATCTAAGAAAAAAGAACAAGAACTAAGAGAGGTTGCAAAAAAAATAAGGGTTGATGTATCACATACACTGACAAGGGCGAAGATATTAGACGAGCTTTTAAAAAAATGTGTGGGACCTACACTTATTCAGCCTACATTTTTTGTGGACTATCCGGTAGAGCTTTCGCCTTTTGCTAAAAGAAAACAGGATAACCCTGTCCTTGTTGAGAGGTTCCAGTTGTTTATAGGAGGGCTTGAGGTTGCAAATGCATTCTCTGAACTGAATGACCCGGTGGACCAGAAAAAAAGATTTGAGGAACAGATTCAGGCAAAAGAGAAAGGAGACGCTGATGCGCATTTTATGGATGAGGATTTTATCAATGCCCTTGAGTATGGTATGCCGCCTGCAGGAGGACTTGGTATAGGAATTGATAGGCTTATTATGTTGCTCTGCGGAAAAGACTCTATAAGGGAGGTGATTCTTTTCCCGCAGTTAAAGAAACAAGAAATATGA